A portion of the Candidatus Nitrosotenuis aquarius genome contains these proteins:
- a CDS encoding DNA topoisomerase VI subunit B, whose product MSKETFSQISPSEFFYRNRDLAGFSNPTRSLYTAVREFVENALDACDQRGILPDVKLIIQPVDPEKPDPKPYVLTVKDNGPGMDSKQIPLAFGTVLYGSKFGLKQARGMFGLGATMAILYGQITTNKPVVVSSSVDGQTSHEYSMMLDIQKNKPVILKHTTKETGKKGLNVSITLEGDYSKAGSKIRDYVYQTSLITPYATISFDDPKGEKFQYKRIVDTMPAPPTIIKPHPHGVDVETIRRMIVDTHYEIPTLDNSMIEKVRKELGLAKKNLNFEGIMQRAEKKWASLSRPVRVIVALMSFLQMDFEKVMKIRIDDVDLANKHLTYWDFGESKSVMIDMPKSSPYYKQLANTVAGETLGTFLTKRFQRVGPSTADKFAEFASLKPEKRIGSFTNEELVQLSDSLQRYEDFLAPDPSCLAPLGEEPLRKGIAQFFKPDFFDVIQRSASAYSGFPFVVEMGIAYGGEIPAGKISVYRFANRIPLLYDEGSDVVLQVVNETDWGRYKLKNDSPVVIVSHICSTRIPYKTVGKENVADRPEIEKELRLALQFLLRKLSSYMSKKGLAEAEKKRSNLYQKYLPLIAQFATELAGKNKEPDYKKLIKDLNTNVKTEE is encoded by the coding sequence CCAAAGAGGCATACTGCCAGATGTAAAACTGATAATTCAACCAGTAGACCCAGAAAAGCCAGACCCAAAACCATACGTCCTAACTGTTAAGGATAATGGCCCAGGAATGGATTCAAAGCAAATCCCGCTTGCGTTTGGAACTGTACTGTATGGCTCTAAATTCGGCCTCAAGCAGGCACGAGGCATGTTCGGCCTAGGTGCTACAATGGCAATTTTGTACGGACAAATCACCACAAACAAACCAGTTGTGGTGTCCAGCTCAGTTGACGGCCAGACTTCACATGAATATTCAATGATGCTTGACATTCAAAAAAACAAGCCGGTCATACTAAAGCACACAACAAAAGAGACTGGCAAAAAAGGTCTAAATGTCTCAATAACACTAGAAGGTGACTATTCCAAGGCAGGCTCTAAAATCAGAGACTATGTGTACCAGACTTCGCTGATTACGCCATATGCAACAATATCGTTTGATGATCCAAAGGGAGAGAAATTCCAATACAAACGAATTGTTGATACAATGCCTGCGCCTCCGACAATAATCAAACCGCACCCGCACGGAGTCGACGTTGAAACCATACGCCGAATGATCGTTGACACTCATTATGAAATCCCGACACTAGATAACTCCATGATAGAAAAGGTACGCAAAGAACTGGGCCTTGCAAAAAAGAATCTAAACTTTGAGGGAATAATGCAGAGGGCAGAAAAAAAATGGGCATCACTATCAAGACCTGTCAGAGTAATAGTTGCACTAATGTCGTTTTTGCAAATGGACTTTGAGAAAGTAATGAAAATAAGAATTGATGACGTGGACTTGGCAAACAAGCACCTCACATACTGGGACTTTGGCGAATCAAAATCTGTAATGATAGACATGCCAAAATCCAGTCCGTACTATAAACAACTTGCAAACACAGTGGCTGGTGAGACACTTGGAACGTTTCTCACAAAAAGATTCCAAAGAGTAGGACCGTCCACCGCAGACAAGTTTGCGGAATTTGCAAGCCTAAAGCCTGAGAAAAGAATCGGCTCCTTTACCAATGAGGAACTAGTACAGCTAAGCGATTCGCTGCAGAGATACGAGGACTTTTTGGCGCCCGACCCGAGCTGCCTTGCACCTCTGGGCGAAGAGCCGTTACGCAAGGGAATTGCCCAGTTTTTCAAGCCTGATTTCTTTGATGTGATACAAAGAAGCGCCTCTGCGTATTCCGGCTTTCCGTTTGTGGTGGAGATGGGAATTGCCTATGGGGGCGAGATCCCGGCAGGAAAAATCAGTGTGTACAGGTTTGCAAACAGAATCCCGTTGTTATACGATGAGGGAAGCGATGTTGTATTGCAGGTGGTAAATGAGACGGACTGGGGCAGGTACAAGCTCAAAAACGACTCACCAGTGGTTATTGTAAGCCATATTTGTTCCACTAGAATTCCATACAAAACAGTAGGAAAGGAAAACGTAGCAGACAGGCCGGAAATTGAAAAAGAACTGCGACTTGCTTTGCAGTTTTTGCTAAGAAAGCTCTCCTCATACATGTCAAAGAAGGGCCTAGCAGAGGCAGAAAAGAAGAGGAGCAACTTATACCAGAAATATCTTCCATTAATTGCGCAATTTGCAACTGAGCTAGCAGGAAAAAATAAAGAGCCTGACTACAAAAAACTAATCAAAGATCTGAATACAAATGTCAAAACCGAAGAATAA